The proteins below are encoded in one region of bacterium:
- a CDS encoding ABC transporter ATP-binding protein, with protein MSEAALAAEGICVVRERASIVQNVDLRAHHGEVLAVLGPNGAGKSTLLRAVAGLLPHTGRVLLSGHDAARLSVRERATRLTLVPQQTGLRVALPARAVVAQGRYAHGTALAGLGAADRDAIAGALARTDTAHLAQRAFTTLSFGEQRRVLIARGLATGARVLCLDEPTAGLDVRHALELYVLLRELAAQGHAVVVALHQLDDALRFADQALLLAAGVAVRSDVAPAVIVPDVIRAVYGVTMRPGASLGFALPEDP; from the coding sequence ATGTCTGAGGCGGCGCTTGCCGCCGAGGGCATCTGCGTCGTGCGCGAACGCGCGTCGATCGTGCAGAACGTCGACCTGCGCGCCCACCATGGCGAGGTGCTGGCCGTTCTCGGGCCGAACGGCGCCGGCAAGAGCACGCTTCTCCGTGCCGTTGCCGGCCTCCTACCGCACACCGGTCGCGTGCTGCTAAGCGGGCACGACGCTGCGCGCCTGTCCGTCCGCGAGCGCGCCACCCGCCTCACGCTGGTCCCGCAGCAGACGGGGCTGCGTGTTGCGCTGCCGGCACGCGCGGTCGTCGCGCAGGGCCGCTACGCCCACGGCACCGCGCTCGCGGGTCTCGGCGCCGCCGATCGCGACGCGATCGCCGGCGCGCTCGCCCGCACCGACACGGCTCACCTCGCGCAGCGCGCCTTCACGACCCTGTCCTTCGGCGAGCAGCGTCGCGTGCTCATCGCCCGCGGCCTCGCCACCGGCGCGCGTGTGCTGTGTCTCGACGAGCCGACCGCGGGCCTCGACGTCCGGCACGCGCTGGAGCTGTACGTGCTGCTGCGTGAGCTGGCGGCGCAAGGGCACGCCGTCGTCGTCGCTCTGCACCAGCTCGACGACGCGCTCCGCTTCGCCGACCAGGCCCTGCTCCTCGCCGCCGGGGTGGCCGTGCGTAGCGACGTTGCGCCCGCGGTGATCGTGCCGGACGTGATCCGCGCCGTGTACGGCGTCACGATGCGCCCGGGGGCATCCCTCGGCTTCGCTCTGCCGGAGGATCCATGA
- a CDS encoding ABC transporter substrate-binding protein, which produces MTRLGALNLLAAATCVGLAMLVGVPPSSRRVLAPSASAAAAPASRLVEEDGRVGLRDAGGFFVPLADYRRILSASTVGDGLLLALAEPSRVVAFTEYGATRSPNAWRYAGKPTFAGIADVEAAVAFEPDLVLTNGFGAPERLARLREAGLTVFDLGEMRGISSLLANIEAVSLLLARPEDGTRLARRFVARMHALAGAVPSDERPAGIYLAVYGDSLLGGTTGTSFHDVLAAAGVRDAAAGRWTDWPRYTPEALLGLDPELIVTQTGMTATICAFPGLDRLRACGPGGRMVEVDGALLGDPGLAMLDAAETVFEGVHPRPRRTPDHHTHACAATTSTASRADSHSSVPAPSASPVMPPSRRPR; this is translated from the coding sequence ATGACGCGCCTGGGAGCCCTCAATCTCCTCGCGGCGGCAACGTGCGTCGGCCTCGCCATGCTCGTAGGGGTCCCGCCGTCGAGCCGGCGCGTGCTCGCGCCGAGCGCTTCGGCCGCCGCCGCACCGGCTTCACGCCTCGTCGAGGAGGACGGCCGCGTCGGCCTGCGCGACGCCGGCGGCTTCTTCGTTCCGCTGGCCGACTACCGCCGCATCCTCTCGGCGAGCACGGTAGGGGACGGGCTCCTCCTGGCGCTCGCCGAGCCGAGCCGCGTCGTCGCGTTCACCGAGTACGGCGCCACACGGTCACCGAACGCCTGGCGCTACGCCGGCAAGCCGACCTTCGCCGGCATCGCCGACGTCGAGGCCGCGGTCGCGTTCGAGCCCGACCTCGTCCTCACCAACGGCTTTGGGGCGCCGGAGCGGCTCGCCCGGCTCCGCGAGGCGGGTCTCACGGTCTTCGATCTCGGCGAGATGCGGGGCATCTCCTCGCTGCTGGCGAACATCGAGGCGGTGTCTCTGCTGCTCGCCCGTCCCGAGGACGGCACGCGTCTCGCACGACGCTTCGTCGCCCGTATGCACGCGCTCGCCGGCGCGGTGCCGAGCGATGAGCGCCCGGCCGGCATCTACCTCGCCGTCTACGGCGACTCCCTGCTCGGCGGCACGACCGGAACCAGCTTCCACGACGTGCTGGCCGCGGCCGGCGTGCGTGACGCGGCCGCCGGCCGCTGGACGGACTGGCCACGGTACACCCCGGAGGCGTTGCTCGGGCTCGACCCCGAGCTGATCGTCACCCAGACCGGCATGACGGCGACCATCTGCGCGTTTCCAGGCCTCGATCGGCTCCGCGCCTGCGGACCCGGGGGACGCATGGTCGAGGTGGACGGCGCCCTCCTCGGCGATCCGGGCCTCGCCATGCTCGACGCGGCCGAGACCGTGTTCGAGGGCGTCCACCCGAGGCCACGGCGCACCCCTGACCATCACACGCACGCATGCGCGGCGACGACGAGCACGGCGAGCAGGGCCGACTCGCACAGCTCTGTTCCGGCGCCGAGCGCATCGCCCGTCATGCCGCCGAGCCGTCGCCCGAGATAG
- the cobS gene encoding adenosylcobinamide-GDP ribazoletransferase gives MRGLILAVQFLTRLPTPQVAEFRPDDLARSAVWFPLVGGVVGTCVALALAAGARVDPWFGGLAGLVVWVWVTGALHLDGLSDLADGLGAAHRDPERLLAVLRDPHVGSFGVIALVLQLATKLVLLALIARGSVALVALPLVAAWARYGAVAWSQLLPPLAAGSGERFGWSPRAGTLATWLGVLLAASAALAPWLALAAPVALGGWGLYLGRRLGGMTGDALGAGTELCESALLAVLVVAAHACV, from the coding sequence ATGCGCGGGTTGATTCTCGCCGTGCAGTTCCTCACCCGGCTGCCGACGCCGCAGGTGGCAGAGTTCCGGCCCGACGATCTGGCGCGCTCGGCGGTCTGGTTCCCGCTCGTCGGCGGCGTGGTCGGCACATGCGTCGCGCTGGCGCTCGCCGCGGGCGCGCGGGTCGACCCATGGTTCGGCGGGCTCGCAGGGCTGGTCGTATGGGTCTGGGTCACCGGTGCGTTGCACCTGGACGGGCTGTCCGACCTGGCCGACGGGCTGGGCGCGGCTCACCGCGATCCGGAGCGGCTCCTCGCCGTCCTGCGGGATCCGCACGTCGGCTCGTTCGGGGTGATCGCGCTCGTGCTCCAGCTCGCGACGAAGCTCGTGCTCCTCGCGCTCATCGCACGCGGATCGGTGGCGCTGGTCGCGCTGCCGCTCGTCGCCGCCTGGGCGCGCTACGGCGCCGTCGCATGGTCGCAGCTCCTGCCGCCGCTCGCGGCCGGGAGCGGCGAGCGCTTCGGATGGTCGCCGCGTGCCGGGACGCTCGCAACCTGGCTCGGCGTGCTCCTGGCGGCGTCCGCGGCGCTGGCGCCGTGGCTCGCGCTCGCGGCGCCGGTCGCGCTGGGGGGATGGGGACTCTATCTCGGGCGACGGCTCGGCGGCATGACGGGCGATGCGCTCGGCGCCGGAACAGAGCTGTGCGAGTCGGCCCTGCTCGCCGTGCTCGTCGTCGCCGCGCATGCGTGCGTGTGA
- a CDS encoding histidine phosphatase family protein produces MSGAPLLVTLVRHGAAEGPAHVFRGTDDPPLAPAGWAALRARRPLLMSPPISAVATSPLRRCRDFADELARDAGAPLAVVDDLREMAFGAWEGRSGAEAAAAHPARFAAFRADPAAATPPGGEPWDVLVARVRRGFAAAIDGRAGHVVVVGHAGPLRVLLAEWLGMPPTHLFRVALAPAAVLRVSLLAGSPAVLLWLDGAVEVPCAG; encoded by the coding sequence ATGAGCGGCGCGCCCCTCCTCGTTACGCTCGTCCGCCACGGCGCCGCCGAGGGGCCGGCGCACGTCTTCCGCGGCACGGACGATCCGCCGCTGGCGCCAGCGGGCTGGGCGGCCCTGCGCGCACGGCGGCCGCTCCTCATGAGCCCCCCGATCTCGGCGGTGGCGACGTCGCCGCTCCGCCGTTGCCGCGACTTCGCCGACGAGCTGGCTCGCGACGCCGGCGCCCCGCTCGCCGTCGTCGACGATCTGCGCGAGATGGCGTTCGGCGCCTGGGAGGGGCGCAGCGGCGCGGAGGCGGCAGCCGCCCACCCCGCGCGCTTCGCGGCGTTCCGGGCCGATCCCGCGGCGGCCACGCCGCCGGGCGGCGAGCCGTGGGACGTGCTGGTCGCCCGCGTGCGTCGCGGGTTCGCCGCGGCGATCGACGGGCGCGCTGGGCACGTCGTCGTCGTCGGGCACGCGGGGCCGCTCCGCGTGCTGCTCGCCGAGTGGCTCGGGATGCCGCCGACGCATCTCTTCCGCGTCGCGCTGGCGCCCGCGGCGGTGCTCCGTGTCTCGCTGCTCGCTGGATCGCCGGCGGTGCTCCTCTGGCTCGACGGCGCGGTCGAGGTTCCATGCGCGGGTTGA
- the cobT gene encoding nicotinate-nucleotide--dimethylbenzimidazole phosphoribosyltransferase — protein MSDPIPRPDALAHGAAASRQRTLTKPADALGRLEELACWFAARQGRGIPVALVPAITVFAADHGVAARGVSAYPAEVTAQMVANFARGGAAINVLARHLGARLTVVDAGVAAPLSGLEGVVHAKIRAGSRDLATEPALTADEVAAAQALGAARAAADVAAGANLLIAGDMGIGNTTAAACLVCALTGESADDIVGAGTGIDATARSRKVAIVASAVSRARSHAGADGWRWLAYVGGLEIAAIAGYQHAAAARGVPMLLDGFVATAAALAVRAIAPRAVDWMLASHRSAERGHGRALRHLGLEPLVDLGMRLGEGSGAAVVVPLLQAALALHAGMATFTDARVTGPAR, from the coding sequence ATGTCCGACCCGATCCCGCGTCCCGACGCGTTGGCCCATGGGGCTGCGGCCTCGCGGCAGCGTACCCTCACCAAGCCCGCGGATGCGCTCGGTCGCCTCGAGGAGCTGGCCTGCTGGTTCGCTGCGCGGCAGGGCCGTGGCATACCCGTGGCGCTCGTGCCCGCGATCACGGTGTTCGCGGCCGACCACGGCGTCGCCGCGCGCGGGGTGTCCGCCTACCCTGCCGAGGTGACGGCGCAGATGGTCGCGAACTTTGCGCGTGGCGGCGCCGCCATCAATGTGCTGGCCAGGCATCTCGGCGCGCGGCTCACCGTGGTCGACGCCGGCGTGGCGGCACCGCTGAGTGGGCTCGAGGGCGTCGTGCACGCGAAGATCCGCGCGGGGTCGCGCGACCTCGCGACGGAGCCGGCGCTGACGGCGGACGAGGTGGCGGCGGCGCAGGCGCTCGGCGCCGCGCGTGCCGCCGCCGACGTCGCGGCGGGAGCCAACCTGCTGATTGCAGGCGACATGGGTATCGGCAACACCACCGCCGCCGCGTGTCTCGTCTGCGCTCTCACGGGCGAGAGCGCCGACGACATCGTCGGCGCCGGCACCGGGATCGACGCGACGGCGCGGTCTCGCAAGGTGGCGATCGTCGCTTCCGCCGTCTCCCGTGCGCGGAGCCACGCCGGGGCCGACGGCTGGCGTTGGCTGGCGTACGTGGGCGGGCTCGAGATCGCGGCGATCGCCGGCTATCAGCACGCGGCGGCGGCGCGCGGCGTCCCGATGCTGCTCGACGGTTTCGTCGCCACCGCGGCAGCGCTCGCCGTGCGTGCGATCGCCCCGCGCGCCGTCGATTGGATGCTGGCGTCGCACCGCTCGGCCGAGCGAGGCCACGGCCGCGCCCTCCGTCACCTCGGCCTCGAGCCGCTCGTCGATCTGGGCATGCGGCTTGGCGAAGGCTCGGGCGCGGCCGTGGTGGTGCCGCTGCTCCAGGCGGCGCTGGCGCTGCACGCGGGGATGGCGACTTTCACCGACGCGCGTGTGACGGGGCCGGCGCGATGA
- a CDS encoding ABC transporter substrate-binding protein produces the protein MPRPLRIVSLLPSATEIVCALGAAAEVVGISHECDHPPEIRDRRVLTRARLDASGSSRAIDAAVRAVVRDALSVYEVDEDGLAALAPDVIVTQDLCEVCAVSLGDVRAAVARLAHRDDVRIVSLTPTRLAHVLDDALRVAAAIGRVPAGTRLRASMTARIDAIAARAARAGRRPRVVSLEWIDPLMLGGTWMPELIALAGGEAVGVAAGAAAPTIDASVLAALRPDVVVVKPCGFSLARALAERDLIERTVVRPLPRHAQVWVTDGNAFFNRPGPRLVESLEIMAACVHPEAFDDFAQAHAAVLTRV, from the coding sequence ATGCCCCGTCCCCTCCGCATCGTCTCCCTCCTGCCGTCGGCAACCGAGATCGTGTGCGCGCTCGGCGCCGCGGCCGAGGTCGTCGGCATCTCCCACGAGTGCGATCACCCGCCCGAGATCCGCGACCGGCGCGTGCTCACGCGCGCGCGGCTCGATGCCTCCGGCTCGAGCCGCGCCATCGACGCCGCGGTGCGCGCCGTCGTGCGCGACGCCCTCAGCGTCTACGAGGTCGACGAGGACGGCCTCGCCGCCCTCGCGCCCGACGTGATCGTCACGCAGGATCTCTGCGAGGTCTGCGCGGTGTCGCTGGGCGACGTCCGTGCCGCGGTCGCCCGCCTGGCCCATCGTGACGACGTGCGCATCGTGAGCCTCACGCCGACGCGGCTCGCGCACGTCCTCGACGACGCCCTGCGCGTGGCCGCCGCCATCGGCCGCGTCCCCGCAGGGACGCGGCTGCGCGCGTCGATGACGGCGCGGATCGACGCCATCGCGGCCCGCGCCGCCCGCGCCGGCCGCCGCCCGCGGGTGGTGTCGCTCGAGTGGATCGACCCGCTGATGCTCGGCGGGACATGGATGCCGGAGCTGATCGCCCTGGCGGGCGGCGAGGCGGTGGGCGTCGCGGCGGGCGCCGCCGCTCCGACGATCGATGCGTCCGTGCTCGCGGCGCTGCGGCCCGACGTCGTCGTGGTGAAGCCGTGCGGCTTCTCCCTGGCGCGCGCGCTCGCCGAGCGCGACCTCATCGAACGCACGGTGGTGCGCCCGCTGCCTCGGCACGCGCAGGTCTGGGTGACCGACGGCAACGCCTTCTTCAACCGGCCGGGGCCGCGGCTCGTCGAGTCGCTCGAGATCATGGCGGCGTGCGTCCACCCCGAGGCGTTCGACGACTTCGCGCAGGCGCATGCGGCGGTGCTGACGCGGGTGTAG